The Corylus avellana chromosome ca8, CavTom2PMs-1.0 genome has a segment encoding these proteins:
- the LOC132188999 gene encoding sister chromatid cohesion protein PDS5 homolog C-like has translation MATSDTELEEQLLQAGNRLVDPPSSVDELLPLLDRVENCLSRVEQSPSKSMQSALSPSLKALVADKLFRHSDVDVKVAVASCISEITRITAPDAPYDDDQMKEIFQLIVSSFENLSDNSSRSYTKRTSILETVAKVRSCVVMLDLECDALILEMFQNFLKAIRDYHPENVFSSMETIMTLVIEESEDISLELLTPILDSVKKDNEEVLPLARKLAERVLESCTTKVKPYLIQAVKTLGISFDDYSKVVASICQETSGADEQNEVHAAGKDMADESKSVGASLDESAPEDKEKATAVVSSEQVDPAIQRSPNLVMSNGVAETGEDDSLPHSNSEKKQEHDHHTDQSKSMNTSSNVEPDSLETEKEINTELKPEETTKKRGRKISSSAKSTDPSDSSLIDDEVETEKLPENKSHSEDVPSSPVKDPSVEAAGSTENEKEAGIKLSSPKALENESGNVVSQSPSGSHPDESHSKKAGGRQKKKGSLNKEATPSADDVSKKASEGTSDSEIKPNRRSGKKVPGDVSNENKTPTAVDASKKESASISYSEAKPLKQSARKVDGSSKIGDGPPSKQLEDTKKRGRGKTISEKDVTKSSSKDNDKKMVTSPKSLTKSTKDDRSLEETPKANSKRKRTPDKEKDSDGYGENLVGSKIKVWWPKDRMFYEGVVDSFVSETKKHKVLYTDGDEETLYLKKEKWELIGGDSGSDGEQATDHRSPDAPTKTSSKKKLKIISDESTKHGKMDASPKKGGGASSSKSKGTSSKSDRKSRGGKSKEDSLRTLSKSEDVSSGKSKDHAPRSGSSKSVDATPKLAGKSKNSDPEIPKTGKSKDDDSGTPRTSTKSKQDIVKTGKSKQDTPKSASISKGKTPKSGGKSSANNGTGKVKSGSSSKTKESEDTKENSSDSAKVPESTAKGKSPNSSKGQGSDNKSGKKRRRGAKS, from the exons CGAGTAGAGAACTGTCTATCAAGAGTGGAACAGTCTCCCTCCAAATCAATGCAAAGTGCACTTTCTCCTTCACTGAAAGCATTGGTTGCTGATAAACTTTTTAGACACTCAGACGTTGATGTAAAAGTTGCAGTTGCCTCTTGCATCAGTGAAATAACAAGGATAACTGCACCTGATGCTCCTTATGATGATGACCAAATGAAG GAGATCTTTCAGTTGATTGTATCTTCATTTGAAAATCTATCTGACAATTCCAGTCGGTCATATACAAAGAGGACCTCGATTCTTGAAACTGTTGCTAAGGTCAGGTCATGTGTGGTGATGTTGGATCTTGAATGTGATGCACTGATCCTTGAGATGTTCCAGAATTTCCTGAAGGCAATAAG GGACTATCACCCAGAGAATGTCTTTTCATCTATGGAGACAATTATGACCCTTGTTATAGAAGAAAGTGAAGATATTTCTCTAGAGTTACTCACTCCCATCTTAGACAGTGTGAAAAAGGACAATGAG GAAGTTCTGCCCCTAGCTCGGAAGTTGGCGGAGAGAGTGCTTGAAAGCTGCACTACTAAAGTTAAACCTTATTTGATTCAAGCAGTGAAAACCTTGGGAATATCTtttgatgattatagtaaagttgttgCTTCAATATGCCAAGAGACATCTGGTGCCGATGAGCAGAATGAAGTCCACGCTGCTGGCAAAGATATG GCTGATGAGAGCAAGTCAGTTGGGGCATCTTTGGATGAGTCAGCCCCA GAGGATAAAGAGAAAGCAACGGCAGTTGTTTCTTCTGAACAAGTTGATCCTGCCATTCAGAGATCTCCCAACTTGGTGATGAGCAATGGTGTTGCAGAGACTGGGGAAGATGACTCTTTGCCACATTCAAATTCTGAAAAGAAGCAAGAGCATGATCATCATACTGATCAGTCCAAAAGTATGAATACATCGAGCAATGTTGAACCTGATAGTTTGGAGACTGAGAAGGAAATAAATACAGAACTTAAGCCAGAAGAAACTActaagaaaagaggaagaaaaatcaGTTCTTCAGCGAAATCAACTGATCCTTCTGACAGTTCTCTTATTGATGATGAGGTGGAAACTGAAAAACTGCCTGAGAATAAAAGTCACAGTGAGGATGTGCCTAGTTCACCTGTTAAGGACCCATCTGTTGAGGCAGCTGGGTctacagaaaatgaaaaagaagctGGTATTAAGCTATCCTCACCTAAGGCTTTGGAGAATGAATCTGGGAATGTTGTTTCTCAATCCCCAAGTGGAAGCCATCCAGATGAAAGTCATTCCAAAAAGGCAGGTGGacgacaaaagaaaaaagggagcTTGAATAAGGAGGCTACCCCATCTGCAGACGATGTTTCCAAAAAAGCATCTGAAGGAACAAGTGATTCGGAAATAAAACCAAATAGACGTTCAGGGAAAAAGGTGCCCGGGGACGTTTCTAATGAGAATAAAACTCCAACTGCAGTTGATGCATCCAAAAAGGAAAGTGCCAGCATAAGTTATTCAGAGGCAAAACCATTGAAGCAGTCAGCTAGGAAGGTAGATGGAAGCAGTAAGATTGGTGATGGACCACCTTCAAAGCAGCTAGAGGACACGAAAAAGCGTGGACGAGGAAAAACTATTTCTGAAAAGGATGTAACAAAATCCTCCTCTAAAGATAATGACAAA AAAATGGTCACTTCACCAAAGTCACtgacaaaatcaactaaagatGATCGTAGCTTGGAGGAGACCCCTAAGGCAAATTCCAAGAGGAAGCGTACTCCAGACAAGGAAAAA GACTCTGATGGTTATGGTGAGAACTTGGTTGGTTCAAAGATTAAGGTCTGGTGGCCGAAGGATCGGAT GTTTTATGAAGGTGTTGttgattcttttgtttctgAAACAAAAAAGCATAAG GTCTTATATACTGATGGTGATGAAGAAACATTATATCTTAAGAAGGAAAAGTGGGAGCTCATTGGAGGCGACTCTGGGTCAGATGGG GAACAAGCAACTGATCACCGAAGTCCTGATGCTCCCACTAAAAC GTCCTCGAAGAAGAAACTGAAAATAATTTCTGATGAGTCAACTAAGCATGGAAAGATGGATGCTTCACCCAAAAA GGGTGGAGGTGCTTCCTCCAGCAAGTCCAAAGGTACATCTTCAAAATCTGATCGGAAGTCTCGTGGTGGCAAGTCGAAAGAGGACTCCCTCAGGACTCTAAGCAAATCAGAAGATGTCAGTAGTGGCAAATCTAAGGATCATGCACCTAGAAGTGGCAGTAGTAAATCAGTTGATGCTACTCCTAAATTGGCTGGGAAATCCAAGAACAGTGATCCCGAGATACCCAAGACTGGCAAATCCAAGGATGATGATAGCGGCACACCGAGAACTTCCACAAAATCCAAGCAAGATATTGTAAAGACTGGAAAGTCCAAGCAGGACACGCCCAAGAGTGCCTCCATTTCCAAAGGCAAAACCCCCAAAAGTGGTGGTAAGTCTAGTGCTAATAATGGTACTGGCAAGGTGAAGTCTGGTTCTTCATCAAAGACGAAAGAGAGTGAGGATACGAAGGAAAACTCAAGTGATTCTGCTAAGGTGCCTGAAAGTACAGCAAAGGGGAAGTCGCCAAATTCATCAAAAGGACAGGGAAGTGACAACAAAAGTGGGAAGAAGCGACGAAGGGGGGCTAAAAGTTGA